A DNA window from Chiroxiphia lanceolata isolate bChiLan1 chromosome 6, bChiLan1.pri, whole genome shotgun sequence contains the following coding sequences:
- the TBX10 gene encoding LOW QUALITY PROTEIN: T-box transcription factor TBX10 (The sequence of the model RefSeq protein was modified relative to this genomic sequence to represent the inferred CDS: substituted 1 base at 1 genomic stop codon) → MPGDRATDTSYPPAAPMAAFLGAAGEGSPCAPGLGWAGEGPGASGKNRRVCHAAARLEMGSLWEEFNRLGTEMIVTKAGRRMFPTFQVKLSGLDPLADYVLLMDFIPLDDKRYRYAFHSSSWLAAGRAEPAAPGRVHFHPDSPAKGAQWMRQIVSFDKLKLTNNLLDDNGHIILNSMHRYQPRFHVVLVDPRRDSERFAHQNFKSFSFPETQFMAVTAYQNHRITQLKIASNPFAKGFRDGDPEPWXGTPQCCPNTAPLTCPRSVYVGAKPRTLPYPLPAFPPLSTYGTTAGPTFGYGQQ, encoded by the exons ATGCCCGGAGACAGAGCCACGGACACCTCCTACCCTCCTGCTGCACCCATGGCAG CCTtcctgggggctgcaggtgAGGGATCCCCATGTGCCCCTGGTCTCGGGTGGGCTGGCGAGGGGCCAGGGGCCAGCGGCAAGAACCGGCGCGTGTGCCACGCCGCGGCACGGCTGGAGATGGGCAGCCTCTGGGAGGAGTTCAACCGCCTGGGCACCGAGATGATCGTCACCAAAGCGGGCAG GAGGATGTTTCCCACCTTCCAGGTGAAGCTGTCGGGGTTGGATCCGTTGGCTGACTACGTCTTGCTCATGGATTTCATCCCGCTGGACGACAAGAGATACAG aTACGCcttccacagctcctcctggctggcggcgggccgggccgagccggCAGCTCCCGGACGCGTCCACTTCCACCCCGACTCCCCCGCCAAGGGCGCCCAGTGGATGCGGCAGATCGTCTCCTTCGACAAGCTCAAGCTGACCAACAACCTCCTGGACGACAACGGCCAC ATCATCCTCAACTCCATGCACCGCTACCAGCCCCGATTCCACGTCGTCCTCGTGGACCCGCGGCGCGACAGCGAGCGCTTCGCCCACCAGAACTTCAAGTCCTTCAGCTTCCCTGAGACCCAGTTCATGGCCGTGACGGCCTACCAGAACCACCGG ATCACCCAGCTGAAGATCGCCAGCAACCCCTTCGCCAAGGGATTTCGGGATGGCGACCCTGAGCCATGGTAAGGGaccccccagtgctgccccaaCACCGCA CCCCTGACCTGCCCCCGCAGTGTCTACGTGGGGGCCAAACCCCGCACCCTGCCCTACCCCCTGCCCGCCTTCCCCCCGCTCAGCACCTACGGCACCACCGCGGGCCCCACCTTTGGCTACGGGCAGCAGTGA
- the TCIRG1 gene encoding V-type proton ATPase 116 kDa subunit a isoform X2 produces MGSLFRSEEVCLAQLFLQSASAYSCISELGERGLLEFRDLNPKVSPFQRRFVGEVRRCEDMEKTFTFLQQELRGAGRVLGPCPESPRAPLAREALRVQEQSEQLAQELREVTRNRSSLRGRLRDLRQYLHVLREGQRFTSLPAPLGSPPRPRALSDREPILDPSLHQHLERKINFVAGVIHPWRVTAFERLLWRACRGYLVASFVEMPEPMEDPATGESVTWVIFLISYWGEQIGQKIRKISDCFHCQVYPYPESEASREDTITGLHSQIQDLSVVLEETEQYLAQVLDKVALALPAWRVQVQKMKAIYLILNQCSFDVTEKCLIAEVWCPVRDLTQVQDALRQGSYQSGSSVECFVQRVPTSENPPTLIRTNKFTAGFQSIVDAYGVASYQEVNPAPYAIITFPFIFAIMFGDVGHGLLMFLFALWMVLYEDSPRLRQGTNEIWLTFFEGRYLILLMGAFSIYTGFIYNECFSKATVIFPSAWSVATMANHSSWSSAYLATHPSLTLDPNVTGVFRGPYPFGIDPIWSLATNHLNFLNSFKMKMSVVLGIVHMGFGVVLGVFNHLHFKQRHRLVLEFLPEMIFLLALFGYLVFLIFYKWLKYSAADSRVAPSILIHFIDMFLFTSNVENLPLYQGQVPVQTVLVVLALASVPVLLLGTPLYLWCRQHAPSRPVATGEQEPLLDGQEAGNSVNATKEDVESGGHSPDSKHLDFSEIFMHQAIHTIEYCLGCVSNTASYLRLWALSLAHAQLSEVLWTMVMRNGFVGLSYVGGVVLVPVFAAFAVLTVAILLVMEGLSAFLHALRLHWVEFQNKFYVGAGYKLCPFAFAPDTWDQPY; encoded by the exons ATGGGGTCCCTGTTCCGCAGCGAAGAGGTTTGCCTGGCCCAGCTCTTCCTCCAGTCCGCCTCTGCCTACAGCTGCATCAGCGAGCTGGGAGAGCGCGGGCTGCTGGAGTTCAGGGAT CTGAACCCCAAAGTGAGCCCCTTCCAGCGGCGCTTCGTGGGCGAGGTGCGGCGCTGTGAGGACATGGAGAAAACCTTCA ccttcctgcagcaggagctgcggggcgcggggcgggtGCTGGGGCCGTGCCCCGAGAGCCCGCGGGCGCCGCTGGCGCGGGAAGCGCTGCGGGTGCAGGAGCAGTCGGAGCAGCTGGCGCAGGAGCTGCGGGAGGTCACCCGGAATCGCTCGTCCCTGCGCGGGCGCCTGCGGGACCTGCGGCAGTACCTGCATGTGCTGCGGGAGGGACAGCGCTTCACCAGCCTGCCG GCCCCCCTGGGCTCTCCGCCACGGCCACGGGCGCTCTCAGACCGAGAGCCCATCCTTGACCCCTCCCTGCACCAGCATCTCGAGCGCAAAATCAA CTTCGTGGCTGGTGTCATCCACCCCTGGCGAGTGACCGCCTTCGAGCGGCTGCTGTGGCGTGCCTGCCGCGGGTACCTGGTGGCCTCCTTCGTGGAGATGCCCGAGCCCATGGAGGACCCGGCCACG ggcgAGAGCGTCACCTGGGTCATCTTCCTCATCTCCTACTGGGGCGAGCAGATCGGGCAGAAGATCCGCAAGATCTCAGACTG CTTTCACTGCCAGGTGTATCCGTACCCGGAGAGCGAGGCCAGCCGGGAGGACACCATCACCGGGCTGCACAGCCAGATCCAGGATCTCAGCGTG GTGCTGGAGGAGACGGAGCAGTACCTGGCACAGGTTCTGGACAAGGTGGCGCTGGCGCTGCCCGCCTGGCGCGTGCAGGTGCAGAAGATGAAGGCCATCTACCTCATCCTCAACCAGTGCAGCTTCGACGTCACCGAGAAGTGCCTCATCGCCGAGGTCTGGTGCCCCGTGCGGGACCTCACCCAAGTGCAGGATGCCCTGCGCCAGGGATCG TACCAGAGTGGCTCCAGCGTGGAGTGCTTCGTGCAGCGTGTCCCCACCTCGGAGAACCCCCCCACCCTCATCCGCACCAACAAGTTCACCGCCGGCTTCCAGAGCATCGTGGACGCCTACGGGGTGGCCAGTTACCAGGAGGTGAACCCTG CGCCCTACGCCATCATCACCTTCCCCTTCATCTTCGCCATCATGTTTGGGGACGTGGGGCACGGGCTGCTCATGTTCCTCTTCGCCCTCTGGATGGTGCTGTACGAGGACAGCCCCCGCCTGCGGCAGGGCACCAACGAG ATCTGGCTGACATTCTTCGAGGGGCGTTACCTCATTCTGCTCATGGGTGCCTTCTCCATCTACACTGGCTTCATCTACAACGAGTGCTTCAGCAAAGCCACCGTCATCTTCCCCTCCGCCTGGAGCGTGGCCACCATGGCCAACCACTCCTCCTGGAG ctctgcctacCTCGCCACCCACCCCTCCCTCACGTTGGACCCCAATGTCACCGGTGTCTTCCGAGGGCCGTATCCATTTGGGATCGACCCG ATCTGGAGCTTGGCCACCAACCATCTCAACTTCCTCAACTCCTTCAAGATGAAGATGTCAGTGGTGCTGGGCATCGTGCACATGGGCTTTGGCGTCGTGTTGGGGGTCTTCAACCACCT GCACTTCAAGCAGCGGCACCGGCTGGTCCTGGAGTTCCTCCCGGAGATGATTTTCCTCCTGGCTCTTTTTGGCTACCTAGTCTTCCTCATCTTCTACAAGTGGCTCAAGTACAGCGCCGCCGACTCCCGGGTGGCCCCCAGCATCCTCATCCACTTCATCGACATGTTCCTCTTCACCTCCAATGTCGAGAACCTCCCGCTCTACCAGGGGCAG GTGCCGGTGCAGAcggtgctggtggtgctggcGCTGGCGTCGGtgcctgtcctgctcctggggaCGCCCCTGTACCTGTGGTGCCGGCAGCATGCCCCAAGTAGG CCGGTGGCTACAGGAGAGCAGGAGCCACTGCTGGATGGGCAGGAGGCCGGGAACTCTGTCAACGCCACCAAGGAGGACGTGGAGAGCGGGGGGCACAGCCCTGACTCCAAG CACTTGGACTTCTCCGAAATCTTCATGCACCAGGCGATCCACACCATCGAGTACTGCCTGGGCTGCGTCTCCAACACCGCGTCCTACCTGCGGCTCTGGGCGCTCAGCCTGGCGCACGCCC AGCTCTCAGAGGTCCTGTGGACCATGGTGATGCGGAACGGCTTCGTGGGGCTGAGCTACGTGGGCGGGGTGGTGCTGGTGCCCGTGTTCGCCGCCTTCGCCGTGCTGACCGTGGCCATCCTGCTGGTGATGGAGGGGCTCTCCGCCTTCCTCCACGCCCTGCGCCTGCACTG GGTGGAGTTCCAGAATAAGTTCTATGTGGGTGCCGGGTACAAGCTGTGCCCCTTCGCCTTCGCACCAGACACCTGGGACCAGCCATACTGA
- the TCIRG1 gene encoding V-type proton ATPase 116 kDa subunit a isoform X1: MLWGQGIGLGGLGCRLFGTGDLGYLWVQEGRFGVLWEQGSSSGWVEVPGIWDGVSRCLCCLSPRDAGLPILWGRALIVPPPQLNPKVSPFQRRFVGEVRRCEDMEKTFTFLQQELRGAGRVLGPCPESPRAPLAREALRVQEQSEQLAQELREVTRNRSSLRGRLRDLRQYLHVLREGQRFTSLPAPLGSPPRPRALSDREPILDPSLHQHLERKINFVAGVIHPWRVTAFERLLWRACRGYLVASFVEMPEPMEDPATGESVTWVIFLISYWGEQIGQKIRKISDCFHCQVYPYPESEASREDTITGLHSQIQDLSVVLEETEQYLAQVLDKVALALPAWRVQVQKMKAIYLILNQCSFDVTEKCLIAEVWCPVRDLTQVQDALRQGSYQSGSSVECFVQRVPTSENPPTLIRTNKFTAGFQSIVDAYGVASYQEVNPAPYAIITFPFIFAIMFGDVGHGLLMFLFALWMVLYEDSPRLRQGTNEIWLTFFEGRYLILLMGAFSIYTGFIYNECFSKATVIFPSAWSVATMANHSSWSSAYLATHPSLTLDPNVTGVFRGPYPFGIDPIWSLATNHLNFLNSFKMKMSVVLGIVHMGFGVVLGVFNHLHFKQRHRLVLEFLPEMIFLLALFGYLVFLIFYKWLKYSAADSRVAPSILIHFIDMFLFTSNVENLPLYQGQVPVQTVLVVLALASVPVLLLGTPLYLWCRQHAPSRPVATGEQEPLLDGQEAGNSVNATKEDVESGGHSPDSKHLDFSEIFMHQAIHTIEYCLGCVSNTASYLRLWALSLAHAQLSEVLWTMVMRNGFVGLSYVGGVVLVPVFAAFAVLTVAILLVMEGLSAFLHALRLHWVEFQNKFYVGAGYKLCPFAFAPDTWDQPY; this comes from the exons ATGCTCTGGGGGCAGGGAATTGGTCTGGGCGGGTTAGGGTGCAGGCTGTTTGGGACGGGTGATTTGGGATACTTATGGGTGCAGGAGGGTCGGTTTGGggtgctctgggagcagggaagttCGTCAGGCTGGGTTGAGGTGCCGGGCATTTGGGATGGTGTTTCGAggtgcctgtgctgcctgtcaCCCCGGGATGCTGGACTCCCCATCCTGTGGGGCCGTGCCCTGATTGTCCCCCCCCCACAGCTGAACCCCAAAGTGAGCCCCTTCCAGCGGCGCTTCGTGGGCGAGGTGCGGCGCTGTGAGGACATGGAGAAAACCTTCA ccttcctgcagcaggagctgcggggcgcggggcgggtGCTGGGGCCGTGCCCCGAGAGCCCGCGGGCGCCGCTGGCGCGGGAAGCGCTGCGGGTGCAGGAGCAGTCGGAGCAGCTGGCGCAGGAGCTGCGGGAGGTCACCCGGAATCGCTCGTCCCTGCGCGGGCGCCTGCGGGACCTGCGGCAGTACCTGCATGTGCTGCGGGAGGGACAGCGCTTCACCAGCCTGCCG GCCCCCCTGGGCTCTCCGCCACGGCCACGGGCGCTCTCAGACCGAGAGCCCATCCTTGACCCCTCCCTGCACCAGCATCTCGAGCGCAAAATCAA CTTCGTGGCTGGTGTCATCCACCCCTGGCGAGTGACCGCCTTCGAGCGGCTGCTGTGGCGTGCCTGCCGCGGGTACCTGGTGGCCTCCTTCGTGGAGATGCCCGAGCCCATGGAGGACCCGGCCACG ggcgAGAGCGTCACCTGGGTCATCTTCCTCATCTCCTACTGGGGCGAGCAGATCGGGCAGAAGATCCGCAAGATCTCAGACTG CTTTCACTGCCAGGTGTATCCGTACCCGGAGAGCGAGGCCAGCCGGGAGGACACCATCACCGGGCTGCACAGCCAGATCCAGGATCTCAGCGTG GTGCTGGAGGAGACGGAGCAGTACCTGGCACAGGTTCTGGACAAGGTGGCGCTGGCGCTGCCCGCCTGGCGCGTGCAGGTGCAGAAGATGAAGGCCATCTACCTCATCCTCAACCAGTGCAGCTTCGACGTCACCGAGAAGTGCCTCATCGCCGAGGTCTGGTGCCCCGTGCGGGACCTCACCCAAGTGCAGGATGCCCTGCGCCAGGGATCG TACCAGAGTGGCTCCAGCGTGGAGTGCTTCGTGCAGCGTGTCCCCACCTCGGAGAACCCCCCCACCCTCATCCGCACCAACAAGTTCACCGCCGGCTTCCAGAGCATCGTGGACGCCTACGGGGTGGCCAGTTACCAGGAGGTGAACCCTG CGCCCTACGCCATCATCACCTTCCCCTTCATCTTCGCCATCATGTTTGGGGACGTGGGGCACGGGCTGCTCATGTTCCTCTTCGCCCTCTGGATGGTGCTGTACGAGGACAGCCCCCGCCTGCGGCAGGGCACCAACGAG ATCTGGCTGACATTCTTCGAGGGGCGTTACCTCATTCTGCTCATGGGTGCCTTCTCCATCTACACTGGCTTCATCTACAACGAGTGCTTCAGCAAAGCCACCGTCATCTTCCCCTCCGCCTGGAGCGTGGCCACCATGGCCAACCACTCCTCCTGGAG ctctgcctacCTCGCCACCCACCCCTCCCTCACGTTGGACCCCAATGTCACCGGTGTCTTCCGAGGGCCGTATCCATTTGGGATCGACCCG ATCTGGAGCTTGGCCACCAACCATCTCAACTTCCTCAACTCCTTCAAGATGAAGATGTCAGTGGTGCTGGGCATCGTGCACATGGGCTTTGGCGTCGTGTTGGGGGTCTTCAACCACCT GCACTTCAAGCAGCGGCACCGGCTGGTCCTGGAGTTCCTCCCGGAGATGATTTTCCTCCTGGCTCTTTTTGGCTACCTAGTCTTCCTCATCTTCTACAAGTGGCTCAAGTACAGCGCCGCCGACTCCCGGGTGGCCCCCAGCATCCTCATCCACTTCATCGACATGTTCCTCTTCACCTCCAATGTCGAGAACCTCCCGCTCTACCAGGGGCAG GTGCCGGTGCAGAcggtgctggtggtgctggcGCTGGCGTCGGtgcctgtcctgctcctggggaCGCCCCTGTACCTGTGGTGCCGGCAGCATGCCCCAAGTAGG CCGGTGGCTACAGGAGAGCAGGAGCCACTGCTGGATGGGCAGGAGGCCGGGAACTCTGTCAACGCCACCAAGGAGGACGTGGAGAGCGGGGGGCACAGCCCTGACTCCAAG CACTTGGACTTCTCCGAAATCTTCATGCACCAGGCGATCCACACCATCGAGTACTGCCTGGGCTGCGTCTCCAACACCGCGTCCTACCTGCGGCTCTGGGCGCTCAGCCTGGCGCACGCCC AGCTCTCAGAGGTCCTGTGGACCATGGTGATGCGGAACGGCTTCGTGGGGCTGAGCTACGTGGGCGGGGTGGTGCTGGTGCCCGTGTTCGCCGCCTTCGCCGTGCTGACCGTGGCCATCCTGCTGGTGATGGAGGGGCTCTCCGCCTTCCTCCACGCCCTGCGCCTGCACTG GGTGGAGTTCCAGAATAAGTTCTATGTGGGTGCCGGGTACAAGCTGTGCCCCTTCGCCTTCGCACCAGACACCTGGGACCAGCCATACTGA
- the NDUFS8 gene encoding NADH dehydrogenase [ubiquinone] iron-sulfur protein 8, mitochondrial — protein sequence MRSACGGDQGSGRRRVLGAGPAMAALRLLYQASRAGSPVPLRLLSTSTPRDCYKYVNVQEPAMDMRSITDRAAQTLLWTELIRGLAMTMSYLFREPATINYPFEKGPLSPRFRGEHALRRYPSGEERCIACKLCEAVCPAQAITIEAEPRADGSRRTTRYDIDMTKCIYCGFCQEACPVDAIVEGPNFEFSTETHEELLYNKEKLLNNGDKWEAEIAANIQADYLYR from the exons ATGCGCAGTGCCTGCGGGGGCGACCAGGGGTCAGGGCGCCGGAGGGTCCTTGGGGCAG GACCGGCCATGGCGGCGCTGCGACTGCTGTACCAGGCTTCCCGCgcag GCTCTCCGGTCCCGCTCCgcctgctcagcaccagcacccccagggacTGCTACA AGTACGTCAACGTCCAGGAGCCCGCCATGGACATGCGCTCCATCACCGACCGCGCCGCGCAGACCCTGCTCTGGACCGAGCTCATCCGAG gcCTGGCCATGACCATGAGCTACCTGTTCCGGGAGCCGGCCACCATCAACTACCCTTTTGAGAAGGGCCCGCTGAGCCCGCGGTTCCGCGGGGAGCACGCGCTGCGCCGCTACCCGTCCGGGGAGGAGCGCTGCATTGCCTGCAAGCTCTGCGAGGCCGTGTGCCCGGCACAG GCCATCACCATCGAGGCCGAGCCCCGCGCCGACGGCAGCCGCCGCACCACCCGCTACGACATCGACATGACCAAGTGCATCTACTGCGGGTTCTGCCAGGAGGCCTGTCCCGTGGATGCCATCGTGGAG GGTCCCAACTTCGAGTTTTCGACGGAGACGCACGAGGAGCTGCTCTACAACAAGGAGAAGCTGCTCAACAACGGCGACAAGTGGGAGGCCGAGATCGCGGCCAACATCCAGGCCGATTACCTGTACCGGTGA
- the LOC116788267 gene encoding aldehyde dehydrogenase family 3 member B1-like isoform X1: METDSVFLQPAGSGAGRAPEGDGGKGSVDGDAMSGNPYAGLVSHLRASWLSRKTRPVEYRVAQLEALGRFLDEKKQAILEATAADMGKPPFEVELSETLLCKNELHETLNNLSHWMKDEQVDRPLAIRLDSAFIRKDPYGVVLIIAPWNYPIYLILGPLIGAIAAGNCVIIKPSEISKNTERLVAEALPCYLDKDCFAVVTGGVQESTRLLENKFDYIFYTGSPPVGRIVMTAAAKHLTPVTLELGGKNPCYVSDTCDIPNVARRVVWGRFFNAGQTCIAPDYLLCSLEMQGKLLPALREAITEFYGPNPQESPDFGRIVGDKQFQRVRKLLSSGRVAIGGQTDEAERYIAPTILVDVQPSDPVMQEEIFGPILPIVVVANVDEAIDFINSRERPLAIYAFSSSDKVVNQVLERTSSGGFCGNDTLMHVTLTSLPFGGIGNSGLGMYHGKFTFDTFSHCRGCLKRSMGREPLNAPRYPPYSQKKFGIIQAASKVTRKDGCTLL; this comes from the exons ATGGAGACCGACAGTGTCTTCCTGCAGCCTgctgggagcggggctgggagagcccctGAGGGTGATGGTGGGAAGGGGAGTGTGGATGGTGATGCCATGAG cggGAACCCCTACGCAGGGCTGGTGAGCCACCTGCGGGCATCCTGGCTCTCCAGGAAGACACGGCCCGTGGAATACCGCGTGGCCCAGCTGGAAGCCTTGGGACGCTTCCTGGATGAGAAGAAGCAGGCGATCCTGGAGGCCACCGCTGCGGACATGGGAAAG CCGCCCTTTGAGGTTGAATTATCCGAGACACTCCTGTGCAAGAATGAGCTCCACGAGACCCTGAACAACCTGTCCCACTGGATGAAGGATGAGCAGGTGGACAGGCCTCTG GCGATCCGGTTGGATTCGGCCTTCATCCGCAAGGATCCGTACGGGGTGGTGCTCATCATAGCGCCCTGGAACTACCCCATCTACCTCATCCTGGGGCCCCTCATCGGGGCCATTGCTGCTG GGAACTGTGTCATCATCAAACCCTCAGAAATATCCAAGAACACCGAGAGACTCGTGGCAGAAGCACTGCCCTGCTACCTGGACAAG GACTGCTTTGCTGTGGTGACTGGGGGTGTGCAGGAGAGCACAAGGCTGCTGGAGAACAAGTTCGACTACATCTTCTACACAG GCAGCCCCCCAGTGGGGCGGATCGTGATGACGGCCGCTGCCAAGCACCTGACCCCGGTGACGCTGGAGCTGGGGGGCAAGAACCCCTGCTACGTGTCCGACACCTGCGACATACCCAACGTGGCTCGGCGCGTGGTCTGGGGCCGCTTCTTCAATGCGGGGCAGACCTGCATCGCGCCTGACtatctgctctgcagcctggagaTGCAAGGAAAGCTGCTCCCCGCCCTGCGCGAGGCCATCACAGAGTTTTACGGCCCCAACCCCCAGGAATCCCCGGATTTTGGGCGCATTGTGGGGGACAAGCAGTTCCAGCGGGTGCGGAAGCTGCTGAGCAGCGGGCGCGTGGCCATCGGGGGACAGACGGACGAGGCCGAGCGCTACATCG CTCCCACGATCCTGGTGGATGTGCAGCCCTCGGACCCTGTCATGCAGGAGGAGATCTTCGGGCCCATCCTGCCCATCGTTGTCGTGGCCAACGTGGATGAAGCCATTGACTTCATCAACAGCCGTGAGCGGCCCTTGGCCATCTATGCCTTCTCCTCCAGTGACAAG gtGGTGAACCAGGTCCTGGAGCGGACGAGCAGCGGTGGCTTCTGCGGCAACGACACCCTAATGCACGTGACGCTGACCTCGCTGCCCTTTGGAGGGATTG GGAACAGCGGCCTGGGAATGTACCACGGGAAGTTCACCTTCGACACCTTCTCCCACTGCCGTGGCTGCCTGAAGCGCAGCATGGGCCGGGAGCCCCTCAATGCCCCGCGCTACCCCCCCTACAGCCAGAAGAAATTTGGGATCATCCAGGCCGCTTCCAAGGTGACGCGTAAGGATGGCTGTACCCTGCTCTGA
- the LOC116788267 gene encoding aldehyde dehydrogenase family 3 member B1-like isoform X2, giving the protein MKDEQVDRPLAIRLDSAFIRKDPYGVVLIIAPWNYPIYLILGPLIGAIAAGNCVIIKPSEISKNTERLVAEALPCYLDKDCFAVVTGGVQESTRLLENKFDYIFYTGSPPVGRIVMTAAAKHLTPVTLELGGKNPCYVSDTCDIPNVARRVVWGRFFNAGQTCIAPDYLLCSLEMQGKLLPALREAITEFYGPNPQESPDFGRIVGDKQFQRVRKLLSSGRVAIGGQTDEAERYIAPTILVDVQPSDPVMQEEIFGPILPIVVVANVDEAIDFINSRERPLAIYAFSSSDKVVNQVLERTSSGGFCGNDTLMHVTLTSLPFGGIGNSGLGMYHGKFTFDTFSHCRGCLKRSMGREPLNAPRYPPYSQKKFGIIQAASKVTRKDGCTLL; this is encoded by the exons ATGAAGGATGAGCAGGTGGACAGGCCTCTG GCGATCCGGTTGGATTCGGCCTTCATCCGCAAGGATCCGTACGGGGTGGTGCTCATCATAGCGCCCTGGAACTACCCCATCTACCTCATCCTGGGGCCCCTCATCGGGGCCATTGCTGCTG GGAACTGTGTCATCATCAAACCCTCAGAAATATCCAAGAACACCGAGAGACTCGTGGCAGAAGCACTGCCCTGCTACCTGGACAAG GACTGCTTTGCTGTGGTGACTGGGGGTGTGCAGGAGAGCACAAGGCTGCTGGAGAACAAGTTCGACTACATCTTCTACACAG GCAGCCCCCCAGTGGGGCGGATCGTGATGACGGCCGCTGCCAAGCACCTGACCCCGGTGACGCTGGAGCTGGGGGGCAAGAACCCCTGCTACGTGTCCGACACCTGCGACATACCCAACGTGGCTCGGCGCGTGGTCTGGGGCCGCTTCTTCAATGCGGGGCAGACCTGCATCGCGCCTGACtatctgctctgcagcctggagaTGCAAGGAAAGCTGCTCCCCGCCCTGCGCGAGGCCATCACAGAGTTTTACGGCCCCAACCCCCAGGAATCCCCGGATTTTGGGCGCATTGTGGGGGACAAGCAGTTCCAGCGGGTGCGGAAGCTGCTGAGCAGCGGGCGCGTGGCCATCGGGGGACAGACGGACGAGGCCGAGCGCTACATCG CTCCCACGATCCTGGTGGATGTGCAGCCCTCGGACCCTGTCATGCAGGAGGAGATCTTCGGGCCCATCCTGCCCATCGTTGTCGTGGCCAACGTGGATGAAGCCATTGACTTCATCAACAGCCGTGAGCGGCCCTTGGCCATCTATGCCTTCTCCTCCAGTGACAAG gtGGTGAACCAGGTCCTGGAGCGGACGAGCAGCGGTGGCTTCTGCGGCAACGACACCCTAATGCACGTGACGCTGACCTCGCTGCCCTTTGGAGGGATTG GGAACAGCGGCCTGGGAATGTACCACGGGAAGTTCACCTTCGACACCTTCTCCCACTGCCGTGGCTGCCTGAAGCGCAGCATGGGCCGGGAGCCCCTCAATGCCCCGCGCTACCCCCCCTACAGCCAGAAGAAATTTGGGATCATCCAGGCCGCTTCCAAGGTGACGCGTAAGGATGGCTGTACCCTGCTCTGA